The following nucleotide sequence is from Clostridia bacterium.
CTTATACTCGGTTCATAGCCAAGGTTTTGCGCTTGCTGTTTGATCTTTTGGGCGCATGAACTAAAATAATCGTCGGCCAAATCTTTATATTCTTTAATGTATCTGTCAACAGCATCAGGGCAGGGCGGGCAATTGAGCCAATCTGAGCTTTTGGGCAAAGTGCGGTAAAAGGTGTGAATTTTGATAACATATTTCGCTAAGGTTTCATCTTTTCTGCGTCTAGTGAAGATATCATATAAATTAAGAAAAATGCTGTCGCCTTTTTCTAGATACTCTTCAAACACTTTTTTTATAGCTGCAGCCTTTTTTAATTCAGCCGCAACATCTTCAATTATGGTAAAAGCAGGGTCAACCCCTACGACATAATAATATTTTTTTATTAAATCGGTACAAAAAGAATGCAAGGTGCATATTTTTGCAGATTCCGCCAAATCAAGCTGTTCTAAGAGATAGCTTTTTTCATGAGAGTTGTTAAGTGCGTCCGTAAGACGTTTTATCAGCTTGTTTTTCATTTCAAGGGCGGCGGCATTGGTAAATGTAGTAACCAAAATATTATCAACGCTTACTTCTTTGTTTGTTATGAGAGCAACAATGCGTTCAATCATTATAGTGGTTTTTCCGCTGCCGCTAGAAGCCGAAACAAGCATGTTCTTATCTTTGTTATTAAGATCAATTATTTTGCTTTGCGCTT
It contains:
- a CDS encoding UvrD-helicase domain-containing protein, translating into MSINWTEAQSKIIDLNNKDKNMLVSASSGSGKTTIMIERIVALITNKEVSVDNILVTTFTNAAALEMKNKLIKRLTDALNNSHEKSYLLEQLDLAESAKICTLHSFCTDLIKKYYYVVGVDPAFTIIEDVAAELKKAAAIKKVFEEYLEKGDSIFLNLYDIFTRRRKDETLAKYVIKIHTFYRTLPKSSDWLNCPPCPDAVDRYIKEYKDLADDYFSSCAQKIKQQAQNLGYEPSI